The following proteins come from a genomic window of Pseudomonas cichorii:
- the nadC gene encoding carboxylating nicotinate-nucleotide diphosphorylase, with protein sequence MPNLRLADLTAEIEANVRRALLEDVGSGDITAQLIPEERLAKATIISRDEAVIAGVAWVDTVFRQLDPRVAVHWQVTDGDRVSPNQALFHLEGPARSLLTGERSALNFLQLLSGVATRAQHYADMVSDTQVKLLDTRKTLPGLRLAQKYAVTCGGCHNHRIGLHDAFLIKENHIAACGGIAQAVAAAHKIAPGKPVEVEVESLSELKQALEAGADIIMLDELSLDDMREAVRLTAGRAKLEASGGINDDTLRVIAETGVDYISIGAMTKDVKAVDLSMRLSI encoded by the coding sequence ATGCCGAATTTACGACTCGCCGACCTGACAGCCGAAATAGAAGCCAATGTGCGGCGCGCATTGCTCGAAGACGTCGGCAGTGGCGACATCACCGCTCAACTGATCCCCGAAGAGCGGCTGGCCAAGGCCACCATCATTTCTCGCGACGAAGCCGTGATCGCAGGTGTGGCATGGGTCGACACGGTTTTTCGTCAGCTCGACCCTCGGGTTGCCGTGCACTGGCAAGTGACCGATGGCGACCGGGTCAGCCCCAATCAGGCGCTGTTCCATCTGGAAGGTCCGGCCCGCTCGCTGCTGACCGGCGAGCGCAGTGCGCTCAACTTTCTGCAACTGCTGTCTGGCGTTGCCACCCGTGCGCAGCACTATGCCGACATGGTGAGCGACACTCAGGTCAAGCTGCTCGATACCCGCAAGACCCTGCCCGGCCTGCGCCTGGCGCAGAAATATGCCGTGACCTGTGGCGGTTGCCACAACCATCGCATCGGCCTGCATGATGCCTTCCTGATCAAGGAAAACCACATTGCTGCCTGTGGCGGCATTGCCCAGGCCGTTGCCGCCGCGCACAAGATCGCCCCCGGCAAACCTGTGGAAGTCGAAGTGGAAAGCCTGAGCGAACTCAAGCAGGCGCTCGAAGCCGGTGCCGACATCATCATGCTCGACGAATTGAGCCTGGATGACATGCGTGAGGCCGTGCGCCTGACCGCTGGACGCGCCAAGCTCGAAGCCAGCGGCGGTATCAATGACGACACCTTGCGGGTGATTGCCGAAACCGGCGTGGACTATATCTCCATTGGCGCGATGACCAAGGATGTGAAAGCGGTGGACCTGTCCATGCGCTTGAGCATCTGA
- a CDS encoding TerD family protein — protein MALTLQKGGNLSLSKTDPTLTNVLIGLGWDPRATDGQEFDLDASAFLLGANGKVRSEADFIFYNQLKSADGSVEHAGDNRTGAGDGDDEVVKVDLTRVPADVDKIVFVVTIHDADSRKQNFGQVGGSFIRVLNEKSGAEVVRYDLAEDASTETAMIFAELYRNNGEWKFRAVGQGYAGGLKAVANAHGMNF, from the coding sequence ATGGCTTTGACTCTGCAAAAAGGTGGCAACCTTTCGCTGTCCAAAACCGACCCGACCTTGACCAATGTATTGATCGGCCTGGGCTGGGACCCGCGCGCCACTGACGGCCAGGAATTTGACCTGGACGCCAGCGCATTCCTGCTCGGTGCCAACGGTAAAGTCCGCAGCGAAGCCGACTTCATTTTCTACAACCAGCTCAAGAGCGCCGATGGCTCCGTGGAGCATGCCGGTGACAACCGTACCGGCGCTGGCGATGGTGATGATGAAGTCGTGAAGGTCGACCTGACTCGCGTGCCTGCCGATGTTGATAAGATCGTATTCGTCGTGACCATTCACGACGCTGACAGCCGCAAGCAGAACTTCGGTCAGGTGGGCGGTTCTTTCATCCGCGTACTGAACGAGAAGTCTGGCGCTGAAGTCGTTCGCTACGATCTGGCCGAAGATGCTTCGACCGAAACCGCGATGATCTTCGCTGAGCTGTATCGCAATAACGGTGAGTGGAAATTCCGCGCCGTAGGCCAGGGTTATGCCGGTGGCCTGAAGGCTGTAGCCAACGCTCACGGTATGAATTTCTGA
- a CDS encoding DUF1631 domain-containing protein produces MQNDENVVPLSKGIPAQGTSTPLARLPVVLLQVRDKAAQQLKDALQALFDNADDTLFEMADRAVSNTEQNLFFEAMRDLRLKRKSIERAFLDKFYESFLALGQYQITEPVLPAAVAFDKLSLVPNDELEKTVAVDSMVAKVMSRDGVALSQLTARLNELLPQSITVDANPMGPAMLCNFFLQAKRSLGVEIKVKLIVLKLFEKYILTNIDHLYGEANQLLIATGILPEMKALPARRSSDRPVPRARVSELSSPALAQAADKLDKGVLEVFSALQELLLQVRGNLTPRHGPSSEVRPISSKDLLRLLSHLQQYVPTSDAPEDFDLRNQLEQLLTRVSVKSGKSRSVGAGDEDVINLIAMLFEFILDDRNLPHSLRALIGRLQIPMLKVAVIDKSFFSRGSHPARRLLNEIATAALGWGGRDDYQRDSLYMRVDQIVQRLLNDFVDDPAIFSELLADFLAFTSDERRRSELLEQRTRDAEEGRTRAELARQLVQHELNQRLLGKTLPEAVVRLLEQAWSKVLLLTCLKHGEGSSEWLAGLQAMDDLVWSVELHEDPESRQKLLELVPGLLKSLREGLTSAAFDPFATSEFFSQLEVLHVQAFQHFSRLQDVQGEELQSSVALAEAEPAEGPAMMVVMEEIVLTAPDEPLSNESVLQLPNDDAGLQMVDKLRVGNWVEIQEDEENKLRCKLTAIVEPSGRYVFVNRTGMKVLEKSRMGLAIELRRGTIRILDDALLFDRALESVISSLRKLKGA; encoded by the coding sequence ATGCAAAACGACGAAAACGTTGTGCCGTTGAGCAAGGGAATTCCTGCCCAGGGTACAAGTACGCCTCTGGCCCGGCTGCCCGTCGTGTTGTTGCAGGTGCGCGATAAAGCCGCACAGCAGCTCAAGGATGCTTTGCAGGCGTTGTTCGACAACGCTGACGACACCCTCTTCGAGATGGCCGACCGCGCTGTCAGCAACACTGAGCAGAACCTGTTTTTCGAGGCCATGCGCGATTTGCGCCTCAAGCGCAAAAGCATCGAGCGGGCGTTTCTCGACAAGTTCTACGAGTCTTTCCTGGCGCTGGGCCAATACCAGATTACCGAGCCTGTGCTTCCTGCAGCGGTCGCTTTCGACAAGCTGTCACTGGTGCCCAACGACGAGCTGGAAAAAACCGTGGCCGTCGATTCGATGGTCGCCAAGGTCATGAGCCGCGATGGCGTTGCCTTGAGCCAGTTGACCGCGCGCTTGAACGAGCTGCTTCCCCAATCCATTACAGTCGATGCCAACCCCATGGGGCCGGCAATGCTGTGCAATTTCTTTCTTCAGGCCAAGCGCAGCCTGGGGGTCGAGATCAAGGTCAAGCTGATCGTTCTCAAGCTGTTCGAGAAATACATCCTGACCAACATCGATCACCTGTATGGCGAAGCCAATCAGTTGCTGATCGCTACCGGCATCCTGCCTGAAATGAAAGCCTTGCCTGCCCGTCGTTCTTCCGACAGGCCTGTTCCCAGGGCTCGGGTCAGCGAACTGTCCAGTCCGGCACTGGCGCAGGCGGCGGACAAGCTCGACAAGGGCGTGCTCGAAGTGTTTTCGGCGCTGCAGGAACTCTTGCTGCAAGTGCGCGGCAACCTGACGCCGCGTCATGGCCCGAGCTCTGAGGTTCGCCCCATCTCCAGCAAGGACCTGCTGCGTCTGCTTTCGCACTTGCAGCAATACGTGCCGACTTCGGATGCCCCTGAAGATTTCGACTTGCGCAACCAGCTTGAGCAACTGCTGACACGTGTCAGCGTCAAGAGCGGCAAGTCTCGCAGCGTCGGCGCAGGTGATGAGGACGTTATCAACCTGATTGCCATGCTGTTCGAGTTCATCCTCGATGACCGCAACCTGCCGCACTCGCTGCGGGCGTTGATCGGGCGCTTGCAGATTCCGATGCTCAAGGTTGCAGTGATCGACAAGAGTTTCTTCAGTCGTGGCAGCCATCCTGCCCGTCGTCTGCTCAACGAAATTGCCACTGCTGCACTGGGCTGGGGCGGGCGCGATGATTATCAGCGCGACTCGCTGTACATGCGTGTCGACCAGATCGTGCAGCGTCTGCTCAACGATTTTGTCGATGACCCGGCGATTTTCTCCGAACTGCTGGCTGACTTCCTGGCTTTCACCAGCGACGAGCGCCGTCGTAGCGAACTGCTTGAGCAGCGTACTCGGGATGCCGAAGAGGGCCGCACCCGTGCCGAGCTGGCGCGTCAGTTGGTTCAGCATGAATTGAACCAGCGCTTGCTGGGTAAAACTCTGCCCGAAGCTGTGGTGCGTCTGCTGGAGCAGGCCTGGAGCAAGGTGCTGCTGCTGACCTGCCTCAAGCATGGCGAAGGTTCGAGCGAGTGGCTGGCCGGTTTGCAGGCCATGGACGATCTGGTCTGGAGTGTCGAACTGCACGAAGACCCGGAATCACGGCAGAAGCTGCTCGAACTGGTGCCGGGGCTGCTCAAGTCACTGCGCGAGGGTCTGACCAGCGCCGCTTTTGACCCGTTCGCCACCAGTGAATTCTTCAGTCAGCTGGAAGTTCTGCATGTCCAGGCTTTCCAGCATTTCTCACGCCTTCAGGATGTTCAGGGTGAGGAGCTTCAAAGCTCTGTAGCACTGGCTGAAGCCGAGCCTGCTGAAGGCCCGGCAATGATGGTCGTGATGGAGGAGATCGTTCTGACTGCGCCTGACGAGCCTTTGAGCAATGAAAGTGTCCTGCAATTGCCCAATGACGATGCAGGCCTGCAGATGGTCGACAAGCTGCGCGTTGGCAATTGGGTCGAGATCCAGGAAGACGAGGAGAACAAGCTGCGCTGCAAGCTCACGGCTATCGTCGAGCCTTCCGGGCGTTACGTGTTCGTCAATCGTACCGGCATGAAGGTTCTGGAGAAGTCCCGCATGGGGCTGGCCATCGAATTGCGTCGCGGCACCATCCGCATCCTTGACGATGCCTTGCTGTTCGACCGTGCGCTTGAGTCGGTGATCAGCAGCCTGCGCAAGCTCAAGGGCGCATAA
- the cra gene encoding catabolite repressor/activator, whose translation MKLSDIARLAGVSVTTASYVINGKAEQQRISPATVERVKAVVEQHDFRPNPQAAGLRTRHSRTLGFILPDLENPSYARIAKLLEQGARARGYQLLIASSDDDPASELQLLQVFRARRCDALLVASCLPASNDSYRELQNKGLPIIAIDREMNAEFFCSVVSDDHDASLQLTRSLLQTNPEHIALLGARPELSVSQSRADGFRHALGGFTGTTTIEHGEAFSRECGQRLMSDMLQRLGHLPDALITTSYVLLQGVFDVLQSQSLNPAQLHLGTFGDTQLLDFLPLPVNAMAQQHQLIAEKALQLALAAIENDQYEPGVHAIVRTFKQRIHEG comes from the coding sequence GGCCGAACAGCAACGCATCAGCCCCGCGACCGTCGAGCGTGTGAAGGCGGTTGTCGAACAACATGACTTCCGCCCCAACCCTCAAGCCGCCGGCTTGCGTACTCGTCACAGCCGTACCCTGGGCTTCATACTGCCGGACCTGGAAAACCCCAGTTACGCCCGTATCGCCAAGCTGCTGGAGCAAGGCGCCCGCGCCCGCGGCTATCAGTTGCTGATCGCAAGCTCCGACGACGATCCCGCCAGCGAACTGCAACTGCTGCAGGTCTTTCGTGCCCGACGCTGCGATGCGTTGCTGGTCGCCAGTTGCCTGCCCGCCAGTAACGACAGTTACCGCGAACTGCAGAACAAAGGCCTGCCGATCATCGCCATTGACCGGGAAATGAACGCCGAGTTCTTCTGCTCGGTGGTCAGCGATGACCACGACGCCAGCCTGCAACTCACCCGCAGCCTGTTACAGACGAATCCCGAACACATCGCCTTGCTGGGTGCGCGCCCTGAACTAAGCGTCAGCCAGTCGCGTGCCGACGGTTTCCGGCATGCGCTCGGTGGCTTTACCGGCACGACCACGATCGAACATGGCGAAGCGTTCAGCCGCGAGTGCGGCCAGCGTCTGATGAGTGACATGCTGCAACGCCTGGGGCACTTGCCCGATGCGCTGATCACAACGTCCTACGTGCTGCTGCAAGGTGTTTTCGATGTGCTGCAAAGCCAGTCACTCAACCCGGCGCAATTACACCTGGGCACTTTCGGTGACACCCAGTTGCTGGACTTCCTGCCGCTGCCGGTCAATGCAATGGCCCAGCAACATCAGTTGATTGCCGAAAAGGCCCTGCAACTGGCACTGGCCGCCATCGAAAACGATCAGTACGAACCCGGCGTGCATGCCATCGTGCGGACCTTCAAGCAGCGGATTCACGAGGGCTGA
- a CDS encoding VWA domain-containing protein, which produces MLITQGQRIPLSSLIQGSDLTLSIDIKSAHVIDYVCFGVDAQGKLSDDRYMIFFNQPASPCNSVRQVNGGDFQIALAGLPASIDRLVFTASIDGAGAMSDIQASHFSIKDAGREVARGEFSGATFAAEKAIMVADLYRKNGEWRIASNLQGYNAGLDALVVHFGGEVAEAPAPAPARVSLEKKIAEAAPQLVSLAKKAQVSLEKARLTDTKARVGLVLDASGSMNAQYSRGHVQEVVNRLIPLAVHFDDDGALDCWAFGARPCQLSSVSLSNFKDFIQTDNGGWKNWELGARVNDEPKAMRMVIDYYKQSGDRTPIYILFISDGGVHQDREITRLMTEAAKLPIFWQFVGLGGRGYGILEKLDDMTGRVVDNCNFFALDRLDEVPEEKLYDLLMEEFPDWLKAAKGAGIL; this is translated from the coding sequence ATGCTAATCACTCAAGGCCAGCGAATCCCGCTTTCCAGCCTGATTCAAGGCTCGGACCTCACCCTGTCCATCGACATCAAGTCCGCCCATGTGATCGATTACGTCTGCTTCGGCGTTGATGCTCAGGGCAAGCTGTCGGATGACCGCTACATGATTTTCTTCAACCAGCCCGCCAGCCCTTGCAACAGCGTCAGGCAAGTCAACGGCGGCGACTTTCAGATTGCCCTCGCCGGACTGCCTGCTTCCATAGACCGGCTGGTGTTCACGGCGTCCATCGATGGCGCCGGGGCAATGAGCGACATCCAGGCCAGCCACTTCAGCATCAAGGATGCCGGGCGCGAAGTCGCTCGCGGCGAGTTCTCTGGCGCAACCTTCGCTGCCGAAAAAGCCATCATGGTCGCCGACCTCTATCGCAAGAACGGTGAATGGCGCATTGCATCCAACCTGCAGGGTTACAACGCTGGCCTGGATGCTCTGGTGGTGCACTTCGGTGGCGAAGTCGCCGAAGCTCCCGCACCAGCGCCAGCCAGAGTGTCGCTGGAGAAGAAAATCGCCGAAGCAGCGCCTCAGCTGGTCAGCCTGGCGAAAAAGGCTCAGGTCAGTCTGGAGAAAGCCAGACTGACCGACACCAAGGCTCGTGTCGGTCTGGTCTTGGATGCTTCCGGCTCCATGAACGCGCAATACAGCCGCGGCCATGTGCAGGAAGTGGTCAACCGCCTCATTCCTCTGGCGGTGCATTTCGATGATGACGGCGCACTGGACTGCTGGGCTTTCGGCGCCCGGCCTTGCCAGTTATCGTCGGTGTCGCTGAGCAACTTCAAGGACTTCATCCAGACCGACAACGGCGGCTGGAAGAACTGGGAGCTGGGCGCAAGGGTCAATGATGAGCCCAAGGCCATGCGCATGGTCATTGATTACTACAAGCAATCAGGCGACCGGACACCGATCTACATCCTGTTCATCAGCGATGGCGGTGTTCATCAGGACAGGGAAATCACCCGGCTGATGACCGAAGCGGCGAAACTGCCGATCTTCTGGCAATTCGTCGGCCTGGGCGGACGCGGCTATGGAATCCTGGAAAAGCTCGACGACATGACCGGACGGGTTGTGGATAACTGCAATTTCTTTGCTCTGGACCGACTGGATGAGGTTCCGGAAGAGAAGCTGTACGACTTGTTGATGGAAGAGTTCCCGGACTGGCTCAAGGCAGCCAAGGGTGCCGGGATTCTATAA
- a CDS encoding TatD family hydrolase: MLIDTHTHLDFPDFDDDRQQVLDKCRTLGVERMVVLGVYQRNWKRLWDLTLEHPALYAAFGLHPVYIDEHRTEHLTELGDWLSRLKGHPQLCAVGEIGLDYYVENPDRQNQQQVFEAQLQLAADFNLPALLHVRRSHADVIATLKRHKLKRSGIIHAFAGSREEAREYIRLGFKLGLGGAATWPQALRMHRVIAELPLESIVLETDSPDMAPAMYPNQRNSPEHLPEISRALAGLLNVSPEQLAQVSTRNACELFGWPVRE, encoded by the coding sequence ATGCTGATCGACACCCACACTCACCTGGATTTCCCGGACTTCGACGATGATCGTCAACAGGTGCTCGACAAGTGCCGCACCCTGGGCGTGGAGCGCATGGTGGTGCTAGGGGTTTATCAGCGGAACTGGAAGCGGCTATGGGACCTGACACTGGAGCATCCGGCGCTGTATGCGGCGTTCGGCCTGCATCCGGTCTACATCGACGAGCATCGCACCGAGCATCTGACTGAACTCGGCGACTGGTTGAGCCGCCTCAAAGGCCACCCTCAACTGTGCGCTGTGGGGGAGATCGGGCTGGATTACTACGTCGAAAACCCGGACCGCCAGAACCAGCAGCAGGTCTTCGAGGCGCAACTGCAACTGGCGGCTGACTTCAATCTACCGGCGCTGTTGCATGTACGGCGCAGCCACGCGGATGTGATCGCGACGCTCAAGCGTCACAAGCTCAAACGCAGCGGGATCATCCATGCGTTTGCCGGCAGTCGAGAAGAGGCTCGGGAATATATCAGGCTGGGGTTCAAGCTCGGCCTTGGCGGTGCCGCGACCTGGCCGCAGGCGCTACGCATGCACCGGGTCATCGCCGAGCTGCCACTGGAAAGCATTGTGCTGGAAACCGACTCGCCGGACATGGCTCCGGCGATGTATCCGAATCAGCGCAATAGTCCAGAGCATTTGCCGGAAATATCCCGGGCGCTGGCCGGGCTGTTGAACGTCAGCCCGGAGCAGTTAGCGCAAGTGAGTACGCGCAATGCCTGTGAGTTGTTCGGGTGGCCTGTTCGCGAATGA
- the ampE gene encoding regulatory signaling modulator protein AmpE — translation MSFLVLLLAVWVEKFSALRQRVQRDGPWLKELARLESSPRTASRPRIMLALLVLLPLLILHLALTIVGSVAYGWLALPVHLLVLIYSLGRGDLLAALGPFRDACRRGDEQAAVHVAERDMGVQADNGEQLLEGVQGYMLWQAYQSFFVVIFWYFLLGPVAALAYRLLALAAEHGKTPALVERATQLRHAFDWVPVRLLAASFALVGNFVAVSRVMLHELLNWNISAAQLIARIGRVASEVPAPVMGADGVTSLDMLWELLVRAAVVWYAGFALWTLLI, via the coding sequence ATGAGTTTTCTGGTGTTGCTGCTGGCAGTGTGGGTCGAAAAGTTTTCGGCGCTGCGCCAGCGTGTACAACGTGACGGGCCATGGCTGAAGGAACTGGCCAGGCTCGAGTCAAGTCCGCGAACCGCTTCTCGCCCCCGGATAATGCTGGCTCTGTTGGTCCTGCTGCCGCTTCTGATACTGCACCTGGCGCTGACCATCGTCGGTTCGGTGGCTTACGGCTGGCTGGCTCTGCCTGTCCATCTTCTGGTGCTGATCTACAGCCTTGGCCGTGGTGATCTGCTGGCCGCGCTCGGCCCGTTTCGCGATGCCTGCCGACGTGGTGATGAACAGGCTGCCGTGCATGTGGCCGAAAGAGACATGGGCGTGCAGGCAGACAACGGCGAGCAACTGCTTGAGGGCGTTCAGGGCTACATGCTCTGGCAGGCTTATCAGAGCTTCTTCGTGGTGATCTTCTGGTACTTCCTGCTGGGGCCTGTCGCGGCGCTGGCTTATCGCTTGCTGGCCCTGGCGGCCGAACACGGCAAGACTCCGGCGCTGGTGGAGCGGGCGACGCAATTGCGTCATGCCTTCGACTGGGTGCCGGTCAGGTTGCTGGCGGCCAGCTTCGCACTGGTGGGCAACTTCGTGGCGGTCAGCCGGGTGATGCTGCATGAGTTGCTCAACTGGAATATCAGCGCCGCGCAACTGATTGCCCGCATCGGCCGTGTTGCCAGCGAAGTCCCGGCACCTGTCATGGGCGCCGATGGCGTGACCAGCCTCGATATGCTCTGGGAGTTGCTGGTGCGCGCCGCAGTCGTCTGGTATGCGGGTTTTGCGCTGTGGACATTGTTGATCTGA
- a CDS encoding TIGR00266 family protein gives MEQWFVVNAGKQLGPMDAAAARLIAREAPGAWCWKQGMPDWQPIYQVQEVRAMKKDGITPFPDPSPDMIQPRPSALPAHAAPAPAPAPAPAPAPAPAIRRPSFTPDPNSSSGFGSGQATDGVDFKLYGTETQFVELELDRGESAVAEAGSMMYKTCDVQMETIFGDGSNQSSGLLGSLFGAGKRMLTGESLFTTVFSQQGSGKGRVAFAAPYPGTILPLRLRDFGGKLICQKDSFLAGAKGVSIGIQFQKKILTGLFGGEGFVLQKLEGDGWVFVHMGGTVRKIELAAGESLDVDTGCLAAMTQGVDYDIRMVGGIKSMLFGGEGVFFARLTGPGTVWLQSLPFSRLAGRMLAASPAGVARSER, from the coding sequence TTGGAACAATGGTTTGTAGTGAATGCGGGCAAGCAGCTCGGCCCCATGGACGCAGCGGCGGCTCGCCTCATTGCGCGTGAAGCGCCGGGCGCATGGTGCTGGAAGCAAGGCATGCCGGACTGGCAGCCGATCTACCAGGTGCAGGAAGTGCGGGCCATGAAGAAGGATGGCATCACGCCGTTTCCAGACCCGTCGCCCGACATGATCCAGCCACGGCCATCGGCCCTGCCCGCGCACGCAGCTCCAGCTCCAGCTCCAGCTCCAGCTCCAGCTCCAGCTCCAGCTCCAGCTATTAGACGACCTTCGTTTACGCCCGATCCAAACAGCTCAAGCGGTTTTGGCTCCGGGCAAGCCACCGATGGCGTGGACTTCAAGCTGTACGGCACCGAAACGCAGTTCGTCGAGCTTGAGCTGGACCGTGGCGAAAGCGCCGTGGCCGAGGCCGGCTCGATGATGTACAAGACCTGCGACGTGCAGATGGAAACCATCTTTGGGGACGGCAGCAACCAGTCTTCAGGGCTGCTGGGTTCGCTCTTCGGCGCGGGCAAACGCATGCTCACAGGCGAAAGCCTGTTCACGACCGTGTTCTCGCAACAAGGCTCCGGCAAGGGTCGCGTCGCATTTGCAGCACCTTACCCTGGCACCATCCTGCCACTGCGCCTGCGCGACTTCGGCGGCAAACTGATCTGCCAGAAGGACAGCTTTCTGGCAGGTGCCAAAGGTGTGTCCATCGGCATTCAATTCCAGAAGAAAATCCTCACCGGCCTGTTTGGCGGCGAAGGCTTTGTGCTGCAAAAGCTCGAAGGCGACGGCTGGGTGTTCGTTCACATGGGCGGCACCGTTCGCAAGATCGAACTGGCGGCGGGTGAATCCCTGGATGTAGACACCGGCTGCCTCGCAGCCATGACTCAGGGCGTCGATTACGACATCCGCATGGTGGGCGGCATCAAATCCATGCTGTTCGGCGGCGAAGGTGTGTTCTTCGCCAGACTGACCGGCCCTGGCACGGTATGGCTGCAAAGCCTGCCCTTCTCGCGCCTGGCCGGGCGCATGCTGGCGGCCAGCCCGGCGGGAGTGGCACGAAGCGAGCGCTGA
- the ampD gene encoding 1,6-anhydro-N-acetylmuramyl-L-alanine amidase AmpD: MQLDPASGWCDGVQHCPSPNFNARPEGEISLLVIHNISLPPAQFKTGKVQEFFQNRLDITEHPYFEGIADLRVSAHFLIERDGEVTQFVSCLDRAWHAGVSCFQEREACNDFSIGIELEGTDDQPFTDAQYAALIALTRQLRQAFVAITPDRICGHSDIAPGRKTDPGPCFDWARFQAALQD, translated from the coding sequence ATGCAGTTGGACCCCGCAAGCGGTTGGTGTGACGGCGTGCAGCATTGCCCGTCACCCAATTTCAATGCGCGACCCGAAGGTGAAATCTCGCTGCTGGTGATCCACAACATCAGCCTGCCGCCTGCTCAGTTCAAGACAGGCAAGGTCCAGGAGTTTTTCCAGAACCGTTTGGATATCACCGAGCATCCCTATTTCGAGGGTATTGCCGATCTGCGTGTTTCGGCGCATTTTCTGATCGAACGTGATGGCGAGGTGACTCAATTCGTCTCATGTCTTGACCGGGCCTGGCATGCTGGCGTTTCCTGTTTCCAGGAGCGCGAAGCCTGTAATGACTTCTCCATCGGTATCGAGCTGGAAGGCACGGATGACCAGCCCTTTACCGATGCGCAATATGCCGCCTTGATCGCTCTGACGCGCCAGTTGCGCCAGGCATTTGTGGCGATCACGCCCGATCGCATTTGTGGGCACAGCGATATCGCACCCGGACGCAAGACCGATCCGGGGCCGTGTTTCGACTGGGCTCGTTTTCAAGCCGCCTTGCAGGACTGA
- a CDS encoding TerD family protein, protein MAVSLSKGGNVSLSKEAPGLTEITVGLGWDPRVTDGTEFDLDASVFVVGENGKVLDDSGFIFYNNKKSADGSVEHLGDNRSGAGDGDDESVLVKLPTLNAAVKKLVFGVTIHSADERKQSFGQVANAYIRVLNKADGKEIARYDLSEDASTETAMIFGELYRHGDEFKFKAIGQGFAGGLKPLAEAHGVSIG, encoded by the coding sequence ATGGCTGTAAGTCTGAGTAAAGGCGGTAACGTTTCCCTGTCCAAAGAGGCTCCAGGCCTGACCGAAATCACCGTAGGCCTGGGCTGGGACCCACGTGTGACCGACGGCACCGAATTCGATCTGGACGCTTCCGTTTTCGTTGTGGGCGAGAATGGCAAGGTGCTGGATGACAGCGGCTTCATTTTCTACAACAACAAGAAGTCGGCTGACGGTTCGGTCGAGCACCTGGGCGACAACCGCTCCGGCGCTGGCGACGGCGACGACGAGTCTGTTCTGGTCAAGCTGCCAACCCTGAACGCTGCTGTGAAGAAGCTGGTTTTCGGCGTCACCATCCACTCGGCTGATGAGCGCAAGCAAAGCTTCGGTCAAGTGGCCAACGCCTACATCCGCGTTCTGAACAAGGCGGATGGCAAGGAAATCGCTCGTTACGACCTGTCGGAAGACGCATCGACTGAAACCGCGATGATCTTCGGCGAGCTGTATCGTCATGGCGACGAGTTCAAGTTCAAGGCCATCGGCCAAGGCTTCGCAGGCGGCTTGAAGCCTCTGGCAGAAGCACACGGCGTATCGATCGGCTAA